Genomic DNA from Fibrobacter succinogenes:
AGCTCCTCGATGATTGTCAACATCGACGGGAAATTCGTTAACGAAGAACGAAACAGGACCAGTGTATCTATCGAATGGCGCCACCACAACGACGAACTCGACACGTTCTTTGTAAACTTGAACGACAGCCCGTCGTTCAACTACATCACAGCCGGCAAATACCGCTACATGGAATTCGACGGAGGGAAGGTAAAAAGGCAACTTGGCCTCCACCACCTTAGAGACAACATCGGCAAGACACCGCTCAAGTTGGACGACCTGGAACTTTTGGCAAACGGCTACTTCAAGTGTCCGGATTCCACAAAGCCCGATGTAAACAATAAAGTTTTTGCTACAGCGGTTTCAAATACTTGGTGGAGCGTCGTAGTCGATTCACTCCACAACCCGGAAAAACTTGTCATGCGTGGCGTCACGAAAAAGCCCCGTTACGTGTCCCTAGCTAACTGGAAAGCCTACGACGGCGAAACCCTCCCGACAATCGCAAGCATGTCTAGCGAAGACTACAGCGGGAGCCTCTGGATTCGTTCTGCATACCCAGAAAAGGCTCTTGAGCTAGAACCATCAAAAGAAGAATCGGTTAAACCTAAAATCTTGTTGCCCGTTCCCAAATTATTTGGGAAAATTGCTGTGGAAGGGGAAAGAAAAGTACCCCTTATACTCAAGCTGAACAAGCAACTGTTGAGCGAATGAACCATTGTAGAAGCGCTCTTTATCGCGTTTCCACATGCCGGCCTTAACGATCAAATTGCGGAACCCGTTTTTCCACGAGAAATGAGATCCCAAAAGCATCATTCGATAGCTTAGGGATTCCTTTTTGACATTACCACCGCTACGTAAAAGCCCCGTTTTGAGGTAAACGCCTTCGTAAACGATAGCCATCAAGTCGTTTACCGGAAACCGGCCAAAACTTTGCAGTTCTACGATATAATCACGGCTGAACACGGGGATATTGCGTTCGTAGTCGTAACTTTTGCCATCAAAATCCGTGCTGATATCGGTGAGTACATAATGCGCACCAACGCCGATAACGCTACCATGCGGTAACGTGTAACTAAAGTCTATACCCATATCAAAAAATTGTGCATAGTCAAATTCGGCATGATCAGAATGCCACACGTTTTTAAAGATATAATCGGAATTCCAGGTTTCTGCAATGGCGCCCTTGCCCTTCACATCGGCGTTGACCATTTCCAAATTAGACTTGAAATAAAAGAAACTTTCATAAAGGAAATTAAATTCAATCTGCGGATTCACCCTGAATGGACGAAGTCCAAGCCCGGCACGGAATCCACCATAAAAAGGAGCGACTTCAACAGAGGCGTCCATCTTGAGGTAAGCCGAAGCAAAGCCAATCGGTTCACCATAATTCAAGGGCGCTAGCGGTTCAAGCCAAGTATAGCGCATACTAGCAATCGCTTGAGGAACCCACTGCCCCCAAACAATCGGCGTATTCACCATCCCTCCCCAAGAAAGGTTCGGTCCGTAACGGAGTCCGACCAAACTAGAGTGATCAACACCAACAGCACCAAAGCTCAGGGAGAGCAAAAATGCCACATTAAGTAAAATAATTTTAAACAAAGCGTTAATCTTATTCATTTCAGTGTAAAATCTAAAAATTATTTAGCTACTTGCGCAATAAATTCTTATTTTGTGGTCATCAAATACAAGGAGATCCAATGAAATTTTCACATCTGTGCGCTATTTCCTTCGGTGCACTCATGCTCTTTGGATGTACGAACAACAAATATTCCTCCCCTGTGCTGATTGAACGCGGCGTGGGCCAACAGGAATACGAACGCGAGTACTTCATTTCCAAGGAAAGTATGGGCATCGACAAGCACTTGCAGAACACCTTCAAGCAAGGCTACATCGAAGAAGGCATGACAACCGACATGGTGAACCTCCTGTGGGGACCTCCCGATCACGAAACTGCCGATGGCATGATTTGGGAATACTTCACCCGCGAAGGCAAGCTCATCACCCGCCTCTTCTGGAAATATCCGGAACAAGCTCGCTTGAAGGGCTACGAAGCGGAAAAGGTTCTCGACAAGATCGAAGGCGACCGCTATGGTGGATCTCCTCCGCCGTCTTCTAGCCGTTCCAGCACGTACGACCACTAGTTTATTAGGTGTTAGGGATTAGGTAAAAGGTATTAGGTCTATATAATTGCGCCGCAAATGTCAAACAAACCTATAACCTACAGCCTACAACCTGTAACCTAACAAGCACTGCTCCCCTTGGTTTAACCGCCGAGGGGAATTTTGTTTAGGGTTTAGGTATTAGGTTTTAGGGGGTGCGATTTACATTGCCGTATGATGCAGTTGGCTATAGCTGAATAAATTATGGATTCCCTCACGACTTTCAGTCGATCGAGAATGACTATGGTCTAAGTTCCATGCGCTAATAACTAATGACTAGTGACTATTCGCAAAAAAATTTCTACATTTACGCGCGTTAAATTTTAAACCTCTCAAGGAGTTAATTATGCGTCAGTATATCATTGCTGGTAACTGGAAGATGAACAAGACCGTTAGCGAATCCGTTCAGCTCGGACGTTATCAAGGGCACGAACGTGAAGCTCGCTATCCAGGACATCCACTGGAAGGACCAGGGCGCATACACCGGTAAGGTTTCCATCGACATGGTGAAGGAAATCGGTGCAGAATACGTGATCATCGGTCACTCTGAACAGCGCCAGTACTTCCACGAAACGGAAGAAACTGTGAACCTCAAGGTCAAGAAGACTCTCGAAGCTGGCCTCAAGCCGATTATCTGCATTGGCGAAACTCTCGACCAGCGCCAGGGCGGCATCCTCAAGGAAGTTCTCGGCCTCCAGGTCAAGGGTGCATTCAAGGACGTTTCTGCTGAAGACGCAGCAAAGTGCGTTCTCGCATACGAACCGGTTTGGGCAATCGGTACTGGCGTTACCGCTACCGACGAACAGGCTGAAGACACTCAGGCTTATGTCCGCTCTGTTGTTAAGGAAATCTACGGCGAAGCTGTTGCAGAAGGCATGCGCATTCAGTACGGTGGCTCCATGAAGGGTGCCAACGCTGCCGGCCTCCTCGCTCAGAAGGACATCGACGGCGGTCTCATTGGTGGTGCAGGCCTCAAGGCTAACACCTTCAAGGAAATCATCGACGCTGCTGAAGCCAAGTAACTTTTAACGAAAGGATCGTCACAAATGACAACTCTCTTTTGGGTATTGATCGTCCTCCACGTGTTTCTCTGCTTTTTCCTCGCTCTCCTTGTTCTCGTTCAGAACGACAAGATGGGCGGTTTGGCAGGTCTCGGTGGCATGACTTCGCAATCTGCATTTTCTACCGCCGGCGCAGCGACCTTCATCCAGAAGTTGACCCGTGTCGTTGCTGTGTTTTTCTTCATCGTTGTTATGGCTCTTAGCCTTATCACAGCCAAGCAGGATCAGGTTGTCGAAGAATCTACTATGCAGAAGGCAACTCGTGAAAACGCTGCAGAACAAGCTGTTCCGGAAATTCCGGCTCTCCCGGCAACGTTCAACGCTCCAGCTGAAGCAGCTCCTGCTGCACCGGCTGCCGCTGAAGTGAAGGCTGAAGCTGCTCCGGCTGCTG
This window encodes:
- the secG gene encoding preprotein translocase subunit SecG, yielding MTTLFWVLIVLHVFLCFFLALLVLVQNDKMGGLAGLGGMTSQSAFSTAGAATFIQKLTRVVAVFFFIVVMALSLITAKQDQVVEESTMQKATRENAAEQAVPEIPALPATFNAPAEAAPAAPAAAEVKAEAAPAAVEAAPAPAAEVAPAAPAEAPKAKKGKKKAK